A DNA window from Staphylococcus warneri contains the following coding sequences:
- a CDS encoding stage II sporulation protein M: MFKIHDETYIRRTIKFLVTILIIFLVTFILAIIFSPSTETIKNLSKGIPSNVANAVGLEKVWEYILNNGFKVPFQMLILAIIPIPFLYYLNIISTAIPPAIALGFVINYDIYKGTMVTISSIPHFFVEILAFCFVASGLVKVNQAIIRKITNLFRKNKKENLSLKLSIINLLKIYVFIALPLFVIAAFFENYLSKFIFDLLT, translated from the coding sequence ATGTTTAAAATTCATGATGAGACATATATTAGAAGAACGATAAAATTTTTAGTTACAATATTAATAATTTTCTTAGTCACCTTTATTTTAGCAATTATATTTAGCCCTTCTACTGAAACCATAAAAAATCTATCTAAAGGTATACCCAGTAACGTTGCCAATGCAGTAGGGTTAGAAAAAGTTTGGGAATATATACTAAATAATGGGTTTAAAGTTCCTTTTCAAATGCTAATATTAGCTATCATTCCAATCCCTTTTTTATATTATTTAAACATTATCTCTACAGCGATTCCTCCTGCTATAGCTCTAGGTTTCGTAATTAATTATGACATTTATAAAGGGACTATGGTGACTATATCTTCAATCCCTCACTTCTTCGTAGAAATATTAGCTTTTTGCTTTGTTGCTAGCGGTCTCGTCAAAGTTAACCAAGCTATTATTAGAAAAATCACCAACTTATTTAGAAAAAACAAAAAAGAGAATTTATCTCTAAAATTATCTATAATCAACTTATTGAAAATATATGTATTTATAGCCTTACCTTTATTTGTAATAGCAGCTTTTTTCGAGAATTATTTATCTAAATTTATATTTGATCTACTAACCTAA